The following are encoded in a window of Thalassotalea insulae genomic DNA:
- the tdh gene encoding L-threonine 3-dehydrogenase: protein MKSLAKLHAKEGIWMTRTEKPKLGHNDLLIKIKKTAICGTDIHIYNWDEWSQNTIPVPMVVGHEYAGEVVGIGQEVKGFAIGDRVSGEGHITCGHCRNCRGGRTHLCRNTVGVGVNRPGCFAEYLVIPAFNAFKLPDEISDDLAAIFDPFGNAVHTALSFDLVGEDVLITGAGPIGIMAAAVAKHVGARHVVITDVNDYRLELARQMGATRVVNVSKEKLTDVMSELGMTEGFDVGLEMSGVPMAFQEMLAQMNNGGKIAMLGIPGKDMAIDWSQVIFKGLTIKGIYGREMFETWYKMASLIQSGLDLTPIITHHFSVDDFQQGFDVMRSGQSGKVILDWQ, encoded by the coding sequence ATGAAATCGCTAGCGAAGCTGCATGCCAAAGAAGGCATTTGGATGACCCGGACCGAGAAACCAAAACTCGGTCATAATGACTTACTAATCAAAATCAAAAAGACCGCGATTTGCGGTACCGACATCCATATCTACAACTGGGACGAATGGTCACAAAACACCATTCCTGTGCCTATGGTAGTGGGGCATGAATACGCTGGTGAAGTGGTGGGGATTGGTCAGGAAGTTAAGGGCTTTGCAATCGGTGATAGAGTCTCGGGTGAAGGGCACATCACTTGTGGTCATTGTCGTAACTGTCGTGGTGGCCGTACCCATTTATGCCGAAATACCGTCGGGGTTGGCGTTAATAGACCGGGTTGTTTTGCTGAGTACTTGGTGATTCCCGCGTTCAATGCCTTTAAGCTGCCGGATGAAATCTCTGATGATTTAGCCGCGATATTTGACCCATTTGGCAACGCCGTGCATACCGCCTTATCGTTTGATTTAGTTGGGGAAGATGTATTAATCACCGGCGCCGGACCGATAGGTATAATGGCAGCCGCGGTGGCCAAACACGTTGGTGCCCGTCACGTGGTAATCACCGATGTGAACGACTACCGCTTAGAGCTAGCGAGACAAATGGGGGCGACCAGAGTGGTCAATGTCAGCAAAGAAAAGCTTACTGATGTGATGAGCGAACTTGGCATGACAGAGGGCTTTGATGTTGGGTTGGAAATGTCTGGCGTACCAATGGCGTTTCAGGAAATGCTCGCCCAGATGAACAATGGCGGCAAAATTGCCATGCTCGGCATTCCGGGTAAAGACATGGCAATCGACTGGTCTCAGGTGATATTTAAAGGCTTAACCATTAAAGGCATTTATGGCCGGGAAATGTTTGAAACCTGGTATAAAATGGCGAGCTTAATACAGTCGGGCTTAGATTTAACGCCGATAATCACTCATCATTTTTCGGTTGATGATTTTCAGCAGGGCTTTGATGTCATGCGCTCGGGTCAATCGGGTAAAGTGATTTTGGATTGGCAGTAG